Within the Rosa rugosa chromosome 2, drRosRugo1.1, whole genome shotgun sequence genome, the region CATCTGATCTTATCCAATCTTCTGATCATGAAGTATCTTTTTCATATGAGTGATCATCTTTACAATCTGATGTTTCGACTTTGAGCTATACTTCTATTGAAAATGTGGTCGCACATGAGCCACATATGTCACCTTCACATGATAATCCCATTAATCGTAATCTACATTTTGATATTCAGGAGAATATGGCTTATGGATTTGAGAACCCCAATCAAGCTAAATCTGATTCTGAAGAATATTTTGCACCTGCTCTATCTAATTCTATGCATAGCCAAGTTTGGGTGGTGATAACTCAATGCAGGATATTTTGGGGCCTTCTTTCCGTACCCCTAGGAAGAGAGGCCGGGAatctcatgagaatatggatGCAGAACCTTCTAATGCTTTTAACTCTAAATGAGTATCCTATGTTGGAATTGTCGTGGATGTTCACGTACGACAAGGGTTTTTGGCTCAAGTCACCTTTTTAACCTCTATCCTAGCTTTTGATATTTTATGCTTATTAGATACTACACTAGATTCAGCCCATGCTTATTAGATACTACACTAGATTcagcccagaaaaaaaaaaaaaaaaaaaaatactaaactAGCTAGATGAGCAGGCAGCAAATAGATTAGCTAGCAAAGCTTCCTTTTTGTAACTTTTGCTGTGTGCCTTCTGTGGGACAAAGTGGTTGGCTTATTGCTTTTGTGGAATGGAAGTTTATATGATATTAATGTAGTAGATTCTCCCCTGAAAccagagcctctctctctctaggaaCCAGATCTGAATTTCAAATCCCCTCCCCCCACTCTCTCACCCAGATCTTGATCCATCCGGATCTAGATTGACGGTTGAAGAGATGGGGGAGGACACTCTAGCTACGGCTTGGACTCTGAGTCTCTGTCCTTCCATCAACATTGTTCATCATCTCCTTCCTCAAGCTTTTCGAGCTTTCTCTCACCCTTGTGGTGATTTTGTACCCTCTGTGGTGTATATCCTGGCAACAGATATATGcaggtttatgttgtatcaagaaaatacagcacaatttatgttgtatcaagaaaatagaaacaacataaacaaatgatcatatgttgtttctaccaagttcaaacaacagaaaagtagagttcaaagagctctcagacaacagaagttggtgattgatatgttgtttctaccacgtttaaacaacagaaaagtagagttcaaatagctctcagacaacagaagtaggtggttgatatgttgtttctacaaacttcaaacaacagaattatgTTGTTGCATACGAAATCATtcaacatataactgtcattgttcttcaaatcagacgacagaagcatcagctaagcttaatattggttcaatcaaacgacagaaacaacaaaaactctgtcatcttacattaactacatcgacagttattttttgaatccgttgatgaagtgaatttccaacaacattaatatgtagtggtatggtgtttcagacgacagatagactccgattcttcaatattaggtacttcagacggCAGTACCTTAAActaaatctgtcgtctgaatgcattatcaacgacggagaatatctgtcgtctgaatggcttagagacggcagccacttagacaacagatttttacttcatcagacgacagatatggtctgtcgtctgaagcattttttggcatagtgatttACAAAACTCGAGTACGCTATATGGCTTCTCCCATGTTTAGAATGTAGTTAAAGGGTCTTGAGAACCCTGAGTGACCAAGGAGAGAagaaattttgaacaaaacTATCCTGTGATCTTAGATAATTTACCTAATTTTTCGAAGCTAGGTTAGAGATCGGAAACCTAGGGTTTCCAAGATCTGAACTCATTTCTGACCATGGACGTGCTGTTTTGGAACTGTCGAGGGATATGCAATCCTTCTATGAGGCATGCTCTGAAGATCTTGATCTCGAAGCACAAACCAAAATTGGTGTTTCTGATTGAAGCCAAAATCAGAGAAGAGAGTTCGAAAGATTGCGGCATAGCCTAGGGTTTGATCTTGCAGAAGGTGTGATGAGTGTTGGGCAGGCTGGcggtttgggtttgttttggaaTGATGAAGTGAAGGTCAAAATTCGACAACCATCAACTGTCTGATTTATCGATGCAGTGGCGGATGAAGGGGACGACTTTTACGGTGGCGTTTCACGGGGTTTTATGGTAATCCTAGTGCAGCAGATCGACAAGAATCCTAGGACCTTCTCACTTTCTCAGGGCTTTGAGTGATGATGATAGTCTACCGTGGGTGGTGCTTTGTGATTTCAATGAGATTTTGATGGCCTCGGAGAAGTAGGACGGCATGCCGTGACCAGAGAACCAAATGCGGGGATTCCGGGAGGCGTTGGGTCCGTGGAGCTCGTAGATCTTGGGTTTTATAGGTGCCTGTATACCTAGAGTGACTCGGAACGAAGATCAAACAACTATAGTCATTCTCGAGTTATCCATTTGCCGCCTTGCAAATCAGATCATATTCCGATTTTGCTTTGTATCAGTGCGCTACTCTGATTGCTCTGAAGAAGAGATATCACAAGTTTAAGTTTGAATCTCTGTTGTTGAAGCGTGAGGGGTGCCACGATGTTGTTCATAAACAATAACATCGGCCAGTTACAGGGAAACTAATATTTTTTTGTGACAAAGAAGATAGCAAGGACTAGTATTGCTTTGGATGCTTGGCAACGCAGTGTGTTTGGGGACAGGCAGAAAGCAATAATGGAGACTCAGGTACAGTTGGTAGAGATTTTGAGCTTGCTATCTACCCCGGCGTTGTTGGTAGAGAGAGGTAGTTTGATGGAACGACTGGAAACGTTACTTTCGGAGGAAGAAATGTACTGGAGTCAAAGAGCTAAGGTTTCATGGCTaaagggggggggacataaacaCTGTATTTTTTCATCATAAGGCCTCTAATAAACAACAAAATTTTTTTGTTAGAGGTCTTTATGATGAGGCATGTGTTTGgaaagaagatgatgaaggCATGGAAAATGTGGTACTAAGTACTTTGAGATAATGTATAGGGGGAATTATTGATTCTGAGGGTTTAGAGGAAACTTTACAGGCTATCTCTCTTTCAGTTACAGAAGAGATGAATGTTTCTCTTTGTTCCCCATATAGTTGTGAGGAGGTCAAGGAGGCTCTGTTTCAAATGTATCCTACAAAGTCTCCTGGACCGAATGAGATGTCGCTGCTATTTTTTCAGCATTATTAAGAGAGCATAGGTGAGGACATCGCAGCTAACGTGCACAACTTTTTGCAGACTGTTCAGTTGTTTAAATAGATTAATGTCATGCATATTTGTCTGAATCCTAAAATTGATACTCCTGAGACTATGGCAGACTTGAGACCAATTGTGTTATGTAATGTAATTTATAAGCTGTGTTCGAAAGTTATTGCCAACAAATTGAAATTAATTTTGCCTCAGATTATATCACCATTCCAGAGTGCTTTCATTCTGGGCAGGTTGATAATTGACAATACTTTGGTAGCTAATGAGTTAGCACATTTTATTCATAACAAAAGAGCAGGAGAAAAGTATATGGCAATGAAGTTGGACTTGAGTAAAGCATGTGGATAGATTGAAGTGGGCTTTTTTTCATAGAAAGTCATAGAGCTGATAAGGTTTGCTAACAGTTGGGTGCAGATGATCATGCATTGCGTATGATATTCTTTCCTGGTCAGGCCAAACCCAGGGTTATGTGGTGTGTGCCCTCAAGACAGTTGCGGGAAAGGGATCCATTATCACCATATTATTTCTTCTTGGAGCAAAGGGTTTATCTACTTGGTTGAAAAAGAAGGCTAATCTAGGTGTGTTACCAGGTATTTGTATTTGTTAAGAAGCTCGCATGGTCAATCATCTTCTTTTCAATGATGATAACATGTTGTATGTGAGTGCTACTTTACAAGCTTGCTAGGAAATCAGTAATGTGCTGAAGGTGTATGGCAAAGCGTCTAGGTAGCAGGTGAATTTGCATAAGAATTCTGTTACTTTTAGTAAGAACATGGGCAATGATGATCAGAATCTGCTTGCtacttttttttgggggggggggggggggggggaggggggggttACAGTAGTGGAGTCCCATGAAAAGTACCTTAGTTTGCCTACATCTGTTAGAAGGAATAAACCTAGTACTTTTCAATATATTCAGGAAAGGCTGGATCATGAACTTCAAACTTGGCACTGTTAGCTTTTGAGTGGTGTTGGCAAGGATAATTTGATCAGGGTGGTGGCCCAATCTTTACCTACATATGCTATGAGTTGCTTTCAACGAACAAAGAATTTTTATGATGATCTTCAGCAGAGATGTGCCAGATTTTGGTAGGGGAGTACTaatgaacaaagaaaaattcattggaagtctaggaagttttttttttttttgcaggccAAGGGAAGAAGGAGGTATGGGTTTCAGGGATTTACCTCCCTTTAATATGGCTATGCTAGCTATATAAGGATGGAGAATTCTTAAATATCCGAATTGTTTGATTGTCAAAATGTACAAGGCTAGGTACTTTCTAGAATCTTCTTTTTGGGAGGCGGAAAGCCATCCATCATCTTCATTCTCTTGGCGGAGTTTTTTTTTAGGCTAGAAGTGTTCTATTCAAAATGGCACGTTAGCAAGTAGGAGATGGGAAGGATATTTTGTTATTTGATCCATGGGTACCTAGAGCTGCACCTTTTCATTACCAGTTCATGGAGGCAGAAATTTACTCTGGAATGTAGAATTGGTACATTAGGTTTGTCATGCTGATGATGTTCcctttgttttgttcattccaTTGAGTACTCAGAGGGTAATGGATCTCTGGGTGTGGCACTTTGATTCCAAAGACATGTTTTCAGTTAAGAGTGCTTATAGGCTCTTAATGGCAGAAGAGATAGTCCCGGAGGTGCCTCTGCAGACACAAGAATTATGGAAGGAACTTTGGTTTGCCAATGCTCCAAGTACGGCTAAAATCTATTCAGTTCCCACTTTTTtaggtgggaatggggtggggttttttttttttaaaaaaaaaaaaaaaaaaaaaagtacggcTAAAATCTTTCTATGGAAGGTGTTGAACAATTGTTTACCTACTATATATAGGTTGATTGTGGAGTAGGCAATGAGACAACTTAGCATTTATGTAGGTTTTGTCCTTATGTGATGGGAGTGTTGGGAGCAGTGCCTGGGGTAGCACAGATTGCTTATTCTTCTGATGTTAGGCAGCTTCAagcactacaagagaaaatgatATCGGCAAATGTCGTAAAAAGTCTAAATTTCTCTCTTAATTGAAAATGTGACGACTTTGGTTTGTCGCAACTAGTTGTCACTtaatgtgttttactgattgtcaaaagtGATGAAATTACAAAGTTGTCGTTTTTTCAATATGAGACAACTTTGGTTTCTTACATATGAGAAACGTAAGTCTGTTACCAAAAAGTATATGCGAGACTTTatatttgttattatttttaataaacgAGGCTTCGTTTATGTTGCATGTTTCATTTGTGAGGCTTATAGGTTTGTCTCATTTTCAAAATGCGACTCAATTTGTTCCGCGCGTATGACATCTTGCGAAACATGTATGTGTGTTGCTGAATGTCATATGTGAGACTTTATGTTTGTAACAAATTCTAATATACGAGGCTTCGTTTACGTTGCATATGCTTGTATGTTTGATTAAAAATTTATATGCGACATTTATTTTTCTTGCAAAAAATAATTATgaggttttatttttgttgaatATATTAATACGTGACACATATGAATATATTTGTTGTAGAAAATTATATGCGAGACTTCTTGTTTGTTTCGTATATATAAGAGACTTATTGTTTCTCTTGTAGTATCAGTTTATGGAGTGGATATTGTGTTGTGCTTCTAACTTGTCTCCTAATTTATGAGCAGCTAGCTTTTGCGCATAATTTATGGGGTATTTGGAGGGAGAGAAACAATTGGGTTTGGAATAACAAGAGTATGGTGGTGAGCTAGGTTGTGCTGCTGTTGTCAGTACATCTTCATGACTACCAGAAGTATCATTGCAAGGGCCAAGCTGGAGGGAATAGGAGAGTAGTTCCTTGGAAGCCTCTGAGTGCATGTTGGGTGAAGGTTCATGTTGATGGAGCTTTTCATAAAGATACTGGTACTGGGGGAATTGGAGTCATTATTAGAGATGATCAGGGGAGATGTTTGGGTGGATATTATCCTCCAGTAACCAGTGTCTCTTCCCCAGAACAGGTTGAGGCATTAGCAGGGAGGAGGCAGACTCACTTGCTCTTCAGTGTGGCCTCTCGATCTCGAGTTACTTTTGAGACTGATTCTGTTACTCCTTTTCATGCTACTAAGCAGAGAGTTATTCCTCATACTTCCTTCATTGGTCGTGTGAATGATGACATTCCCTTTCATCTTCAGCCGATGTCAAGTTCTTACTTTACTCATGCTTACCGTTAAGCCAATATTGTGGCTCATACTTTAGCTAGTTTTGTTTGTTCTTCTTCTAGATCTTATTTTAGGGCTCAGAGTCTCCAACTTGTATCGTTCATGTACTTTCCAAGGAGTTTACCTCCTAATTTTATCTGAATTGACATtttcactcaaaaaaaaaaaaaaaaacacttaagCAAGTATGTTTTGGAAACCCAACGAGATTGGAAAGAATGAACGATTTGATAACATCAATATTATTTAGTTTTCATCAAGAGCATTATTTATCGAATAATGTTAGGTGAACCACATTTTAGATAGCACATCTTATGAGGTAGATGATGTGGCACATCCACATTTAATGAAATGCTTGGCTAGGTCAAACTCTGTTCTACATCAACTGCTAAATATGGTGAGATGTAGTGGTACCGAAAAAGGTGGATCAACATATCTCTGCTGTATAACTTCTTCGTTGGTGTCAAGAATCCACGAGGATGCCCATTAATCAAGAAAGAATAAACGAATAGTCTTAACACACTACATAATGACTTGTATCCAATTTTCAACAAAACCCAAATGAAACAACATAGCCTCCAAGAAAACATACTCCATGCGATCATAGACCTTGCTAATGAGTTTTCTCATTATGAATAAAATGAGAAAACTCATTAGCAATAAGAGTATTATCAAGAAAAAGCAAATGCATCAAAAAATCAAGGCAGTCGCGCTCTCTTCCTCTAACCAcgtctagggttagggtttttttgCCCTCTGCAGCGTTTTCTCTCCAACATCAATGGTAATTGATGCAATGGCTGCGCGCCTGGCTACCTCTCTCGCCCTTACGGAGGGGAAGAGGCATGTGGATCGTCCATCCAAGGGACTGAGACAACAGGAGGCTTTCATGGTGGGAAAGCTACTCACAGCGAGAGACTATACTCGCCGTTCTTTCATGGGGATGTTTCAATCTGCATGGAGGGTGAATGGCACTCTTAGGGTTGAGGAAACAGGTGAAGATGATCAGGTT harbors:
- the LOC133730907 gene encoding uncharacterized protein LOC133730907 codes for the protein MPVAVVPEEPRLFLWRCGPQIRISIRTLMIQLMIMKALKMLRMGTMILRRMMIYLEDNIDIEGENMAYGFENPNQAKSDSEEYFAPALSNSMHSQVWVVITQCRIFWGLLSVPLGREAGNLMRIWMQNLLMLLTLNEYPMLELSWMFTYDKGFWLKSPF